A single genomic interval of Metasolibacillus fluoroglycofenilyticus harbors:
- the abc-f gene encoding ribosomal protection-like ABC-F family protein, whose product MEQLQFEIKQLTHNYLDKEILKIPYLAVHQLQRIGIVGNNGAGKSTLLKLLAGRISPTIGHINSFVDALYMDQIDLQVGNHIDYALQGKLNVGAQHAHLSGGEQTRLKLAELLSTYAPCYLLDEPTSHLDQDGIQFLIDELTYYYGTLIIVSHDRALLDAVVDTIWEVKNGAVHVYTGNYSAYKEQKELERQMQQQAHETYIKEKGRLEAAAADKMKRAEQMAQAKSMSRKEAKAKPNRMFETKSKASGQKALHRAAKAMEERVQQLQAVEKPEAERIFHFAHQAITELHNKVPILANDFTLMAGDKLLLQRVSFQIRQGQKIAITGANGSGKSTLLKAIAEGAEGIDISPKVKIGYFRQMSYQFEASETLLQFAKSHAVYDEGFLRKVLAAMHFTQTDLRKSVRDLSGGEAMRLQLALLFVGDYNVLLLDEPTNFLDITLLEALEQFILGYQGTVLIVSHDASFLKQTTTVRYHLAKQKLILQ is encoded by the coding sequence ATGGAACAATTGCAATTTGAAATAAAACAATTAACACATAATTATTTAGATAAAGAAATTTTAAAGATTCCTTATTTAGCAGTGCATCAACTACAGCGTATTGGCATCGTAGGGAATAACGGTGCTGGCAAAAGTACATTGCTTAAGCTGCTGGCAGGAAGGATTTCCCCGACAATAGGACATATAAATAGCTTTGTTGATGCACTCTATATGGACCAAATTGATTTGCAAGTGGGAAATCATATTGATTATGCATTGCAAGGGAAGCTGAATGTTGGTGCACAGCATGCCCATTTGAGTGGAGGTGAGCAAACTCGATTGAAGCTAGCGGAGCTTTTGTCGACATATGCTCCTTGTTATTTATTAGATGAGCCGACTTCGCATTTAGACCAAGATGGCATTCAGTTTTTGATTGATGAATTGACTTACTATTATGGGACACTTATTATTGTCAGTCATGATAGAGCATTGTTAGATGCTGTTGTCGATACAATTTGGGAAGTGAAGAACGGCGCAGTACATGTTTATACAGGCAATTACAGCGCCTATAAAGAGCAAAAGGAACTAGAGCGTCAAATGCAGCAACAAGCTCATGAGACTTATATCAAAGAGAAAGGTCGATTAGAGGCAGCCGCCGCAGATAAAATGAAGCGCGCGGAGCAAATGGCGCAGGCAAAAAGTATGTCACGCAAAGAGGCGAAGGCAAAGCCAAATCGCATGTTTGAAACAAAGTCGAAAGCCTCTGGACAGAAGGCTTTGCACAGAGCAGCAAAGGCGATGGAGGAGCGCGTGCAGCAGTTACAGGCAGTTGAAAAACCTGAAGCTGAGCGCATATTTCATTTTGCCCATCAGGCAATTACGGAATTGCATAATAAAGTGCCAATTTTGGCAAATGATTTTACGCTAATGGCTGGTGATAAGCTGCTATTACAACGCGTCTCTTTTCAAATTCGCCAAGGTCAAAAAATCGCTATTACAGGCGCTAATGGTAGCGGTAAAAGTACATTGCTGAAGGCCATTGCAGAAGGGGCAGAAGGTATTGATATATCGCCAAAAGTGAAAATCGGTTATTTTAGGCAAATGAGCTATCAATTCGAAGCTTCTGAAACATTGCTGCAATTTGCGAAGTCGCATGCTGTCTACGATGAAGGCTTTTTAAGAAAGGTATTAGCTGCCATGCATTTTACACAAACTGATTTGCGCAAAAGTGTTCGCGATTTAAGTGGTGGTGAAGCGATGCGCCTACAGCTTGCTTTGTTATTTGTTGGGGATTACAATGTATTATTGCTCGATGAGCCAACTAATTTTTTAGATATTACATTACTGGAAGCGTTGGAGCAATTTATTTTAGGCTATCAAGGCACTGTGCTTATTGTGTCGCATGACGCAAGCTTTTTAAAGCAAACAACAACAGTGCGTTACCATTTAGCAAAGCAAAAATTAATTTTGCAATAA
- a CDS encoding RAxF-45 family protein: MIQNAMTTGVKVDTAMYFARVITFDFASNGTSVSFFKQIKIRNVAD; the protein is encoded by the coding sequence ATGATTCAAAACGCTATGACTACAGGTGTAAAAGTGGATACTGCAATGTACTTTGCACGTGTAATTACTTTTGATTTTGCGTCTAACGGGACAAGTGTGTCCTTTTTTAAGCAAATCAAAATACGAAACGTAGCGGATTAA
- the mgsA gene encoding methylglyoxal synthase, with product MKIALIAHDRKKDDLVQFAIAYSDILVQHDLYATGTTGTRIQEATGLAIQLFRSGPLGGDQQIGAMIANNDMDMVFFFRDPLTAQPHEPDVTALVRLCDVYHIPLATNMGTAEILLKGLQEGLVDWRLIAERRK from the coding sequence ATGAAAATCGCATTAATTGCACATGATCGAAAAAAGGATGATTTAGTCCAATTTGCTATTGCATATAGTGATATATTAGTACAGCATGATTTATATGCTACAGGAACAACAGGTACGCGCATTCAAGAGGCGACAGGATTAGCCATTCAGCTATTTCGTTCTGGACCACTCGGTGGTGACCAGCAAATAGGTGCAATGATCGCCAATAACGATATGGATATGGTGTTTTTCTTCCGTGATCCATTAACAGCGCAGCCACACGAGCCAGATGTAACAGCGCTCGTTCGTTTATGCGATGTGTATCATATCCCCCTTGCAACAAATATGGGAACTGCAGAAATTTTATTAAAAGGCTTGCAGGAAGGGCTAGTGGATTGGCGTCTAATTGCAGAGCGTAGAAAATAA
- the panC gene encoding pantoate--beta-alanine ligase: MKVVTTIAELKQYVHQAKKEQKSIGLVPTMGYLHDGHLTLARTAKADNDVVIMSIFVNPTQFGPNEDFESYPRDLPRDTALAQSAGVDLVFAPSVEEMYPADGGIQLLAGRQATILCGASRPGHFDGVIQVVAKLFHLAEPTRAYFGQKDAQQVAIIETMVRDFNFPLEIQTIPIVREEDGLAKSSRNVYLSEQERAQAPAIFAALNLAQQHFLQTKNAGEAIGIAKQHITKNTAGRIDYLQLLSYPDLAIVTPQTEKFLLAVAVYIGKTRLIDNLIFSLKGE, encoded by the coding sequence ATGAAAGTTGTAACAACAATTGCGGAATTAAAGCAATATGTTCATCAGGCAAAGAAAGAGCAAAAGTCAATTGGCTTAGTTCCGACGATGGGTTATTTACATGATGGACATTTAACGCTAGCTCGCACAGCAAAGGCAGACAATGATGTAGTCATTATGAGCATATTTGTTAATCCTACCCAGTTTGGACCGAATGAAGACTTTGAATCCTATCCGCGTGATTTACCGCGTGATACAGCGTTAGCACAATCAGCAGGTGTCGATTTAGTTTTTGCTCCGAGCGTAGAGGAGATGTACCCAGCGGATGGCGGTATACAGTTACTGGCAGGACGCCAAGCGACAATTTTATGCGGTGCAAGTCGTCCGGGACATTTTGATGGTGTCATACAAGTCGTTGCAAAGCTATTTCATTTAGCTGAGCCGACGCGTGCTTATTTCGGACAAAAAGATGCACAGCAAGTTGCTATTATTGAAACGATGGTACGTGATTTTAATTTTCCGCTAGAAATTCAAACAATTCCCATTGTTCGTGAGGAGGATGGACTTGCAAAATCGAGCCGCAATGTTTATTTGTCGGAGCAAGAACGAGCGCAAGCACCAGCGATTTTTGCGGCATTAAATTTAGCGCAGCAGCATTTTTTACAAACGAAAAATGCTGGGGAAGCAATTGGTATTGCAAAGCAGCATATTACAAAAAATACAGCAGGTCGCATTGATTATTTACAGCTTTTAAGCTATCCTGATTTAGCAATCGTCACACCACAAACGGAAAAATTTTTACTAGCAGTAGCTGTTTATATTGGTAAAACAAGATTAATTGATAATTTAATTTTTTCACTAAAAGGGGAATAA
- a CDS encoding biotin--[acetyl-CoA-carboxylase] ligase, with the protein MTSIKDKILQRFLAAAGEPISGQQLADELLVSRTAIWKHMQALQQDGYTFEVIKKKGYKLIAKSNRLDEMQIAAHLKTARYGQKIYHFDEVESTQIVAHELIRNGAADGTVVIAEKQTAGRGRMQRPWDSAEGQGVWMTTIIRPNILPHQAPQFTLVAAVALTHAIREVCQNFKPAIKWPNDILIDGKKCVGILTEMVAEADRIQALLIGTGINVNQQPEDFSQEVRGVATSLAIEEGRKIDRALFVAKYLGHLEQLSDIYVKEGFAPIKTLWEAASNTIGKHVRATTLREIIEGQAIGITEAGVLEIRTANGEIKSVYSADIEIQ; encoded by the coding sequence ATGACATCTATAAAGGATAAAATATTGCAGCGCTTTTTAGCAGCGGCTGGTGAACCAATAAGCGGCCAGCAGTTAGCCGACGAGCTACTCGTGTCAAGAACGGCTATTTGGAAGCATATGCAAGCGCTCCAACAGGATGGTTATACATTTGAAGTCATTAAGAAAAAGGGCTATAAATTAATTGCTAAATCAAATAGGCTTGATGAGATGCAAATTGCTGCCCATTTGAAGACGGCTCGCTATGGTCAAAAAATTTATCATTTTGATGAGGTAGAGTCAACGCAAATTGTAGCGCACGAATTGATTCGTAATGGCGCGGCAGATGGCACGGTAGTCATTGCAGAAAAGCAAACAGCGGGACGTGGTCGAATGCAGCGCCCGTGGGATTCGGCTGAAGGTCAAGGTGTTTGGATGACAACAATCATCCGCCCGAATATTTTACCGCATCAAGCACCGCAGTTTACACTTGTCGCTGCTGTTGCTCTTACACATGCGATAAGAGAAGTATGCCAAAACTTTAAGCCAGCAATTAAGTGGCCGAATGACATTTTAATTGACGGCAAAAAATGTGTCGGCATTTTAACGGAAATGGTGGCGGAAGCTGACCGAATACAAGCCCTCTTAATCGGTACAGGTATTAATGTCAATCAACAGCCAGAGGATTTTTCACAGGAGGTACGTGGCGTTGCAACATCGTTAGCCATTGAAGAAGGCAGAAAAATTGATCGAGCCCTTTTTGTTGCAAAATATCTCGGCCATTTGGAACAGTTGAGTGATATCTATGTAAAAGAAGGCTTTGCTCCAATTAAAACACTTTGGGAAGCAGCATCAAACACAATTGGCAAGCATGTGCGTGCAACGACATTACGCGAAATTATTGAAGGTCAAGCAATCGGTATTACAGAAGCGGGTGTTCTTGAAATTCGCACAGCAAATGGCGAAATCAAAAGCGTTTACTCAGCAGATATCGAAATTCAATGA
- the panB gene encoding 3-methyl-2-oxobutanoate hydroxymethyltransferase encodes MKTTSEFLKMKQQGEKIVMITAYDYPNAKFSEDAAVDMILVGDSLGMVVLGYESTMRVTVDDMIHHSKAVRRGAPNTFIVVDMPFGSYHGDMNDTLKTAVRMMQETNANALKLEGAGDVIPVIKKLTDAGIPVVAHLGLLPQSAGVLGGYKVQGKTAEQAQQLIADAKACEAAGAAAVVLECIPHQLTEAISQALTIPTIGIGAGVEADGQVLVFHDLVQYGKHHIPKFVKAFSHVGDEVEHGITSYVREVKAGTFPAVEHQFTMKDEELTQLYGGVK; translated from the coding sequence ATGAAAACAACAAGTGAATTTTTGAAAATGAAGCAGCAAGGTGAAAAAATCGTAATGATTACAGCATACGATTATCCGAATGCTAAATTTTCAGAGGATGCAGCAGTAGATATGATTTTAGTTGGTGATTCTTTAGGGATGGTTGTGCTTGGCTATGAGTCAACGATGCGTGTCACAGTCGATGATATGATTCATCATAGTAAAGCTGTGCGACGTGGCGCACCAAACACATTTATCGTCGTTGATATGCCATTCGGTTCTTATCATGGCGATATGAATGACACATTGAAAACGGCTGTACGCATGATGCAAGAAACAAATGCGAATGCATTGAAGCTTGAAGGAGCAGGCGATGTGATTCCTGTCATTAAAAAGCTAACAGATGCAGGCATTCCTGTCGTAGCACACCTAGGTTTATTGCCACAATCAGCAGGTGTACTTGGTGGCTACAAAGTGCAAGGAAAAACAGCAGAGCAAGCACAGCAATTAATTGCAGATGCGAAGGCTTGTGAGGCTGCAGGTGCAGCGGCAGTTGTTTTAGAATGTATCCCACATCAGCTAACAGAGGCGATTTCACAAGCTTTAACAATCCCGACAATCGGTATTGGTGCGGGCGTAGAGGCAGATGGGCAAGTGCTTGTTTTCCATGACCTAGTGCAGTATGGCAAACATCATATCCCGAAATTTGTTAAAGCCTTCTCGCATGTAGGGGATGAAGTAGAGCATGGCATTACAAGCTATGTGCGTGAAGTGAAGGCGGGAACATTCCCAGCAGTGGAGCATCAATTTACAATGAAGGATGAAGAGCTTACCCAGCTTTACGGAGGCGTCAAATAA
- a CDS encoding AIM24 family protein: MNKYSISQFIKETEQLDRGEGFFELETPRMLEVNLENLVWAKAGSMVAYNGKIKFEREGILEHGLGTLFKKAFTGEGASLMKATGKGKLYLADSGKKIIILHLQNEAIYVNGNDLLAFEPTIKHEIKLMKRVAGMMAGGLFNIRCEGTGLIAITTHYEPLTLRVTPGKPVITDPNATVAWSGNLQPEFQTDISFKTFIGRGSGESFQMRFEGDGFVIVQPYEEVYMQAQG, encoded by the coding sequence ATGAATAAATATTCAATTTCACAATTTATTAAGGAAACAGAGCAGCTAGATCGTGGAGAAGGCTTTTTTGAGCTAGAAACTCCGCGCATGCTAGAAGTCAATTTAGAAAATCTTGTTTGGGCAAAAGCAGGCTCAATGGTTGCCTACAATGGGAAAATAAAATTTGAGCGTGAGGGTATTTTAGAGCATGGGCTTGGAACTTTATTTAAAAAAGCTTTTACAGGCGAGGGCGCTTCTCTTATGAAGGCAACAGGTAAAGGCAAACTTTATTTAGCCGATAGCGGGAAGAAAATTATTATTTTGCATTTGCAAAATGAAGCTATTTACGTAAATGGTAATGATCTCCTTGCCTTTGAACCAACAATTAAGCATGAGATTAAATTAATGAAAAGAGTTGCTGGTATGATGGCTGGTGGTTTATTTAATATTCGCTGTGAAGGCACAGGGCTTATTGCGATTACGACACATTACGAGCCTCTAACTTTGCGCGTAACGCCCGGTAAACCCGTTATTACCGACCCAAATGCAACAGTAGCATGGTCAGGCAATTTACAACCTGAATTCCAAACAGATATTTCCTTTAAAACATTTATCGGTCGAGGCAGCGGGGAATCCTTCCAAATGCGTTTCGAAGGGGACGGCTTCGTCATCGTCCAGCCGTATGAGGAAGTGTATATGCAAGCACAAGGTTAA
- a CDS encoding CCA tRNA nucleotidyltransferase, giving the protein MMWKAAKRVIEKIEQAGFEAVFVGGAVRDFIIGQPNNDVDIATSALPAEIKAIFNETIDVGIEHGTVLVLDEGEPIEVTTYRTDGLYTDHRRPDAVTFVRNLEDDLARRDFTMNAMAMTRDGVIIDLYNGQEDIQRKVIRAVGQAEQRFKEDALRMMRAIRFSAQLGFTIESTTLSAIQSLAEQIQYVARERIHAELNKIWTSRSPVQGVAMLRQTTLNQFLQGTFVVADWKSFQTENPLVGWAYFYVLNEQEAFFSYYKCSNKEKEFAKQVAEAYGKLQASWQVLDYFYYDIEVLNTAFDIALWREHEIALSKHEIALKKAQLPIATAQQLAISGRDVIEWAQKKGGPWLKTALDAALYAVLTRQVENNKEQLKEWFYDIYKG; this is encoded by the coding sequence ATGATGTGGAAAGCAGCAAAGCGAGTAATTGAAAAAATTGAGCAGGCGGGCTTTGAAGCGGTTTTTGTCGGAGGAGCAGTTCGAGATTTCATTATTGGGCAGCCAAATAACGATGTTGATATTGCTACAAGTGCTTTACCAGCAGAAATCAAAGCCATTTTTAATGAAACAATTGATGTTGGTATTGAGCATGGGACCGTATTAGTGTTAGATGAGGGTGAACCAATTGAGGTAACGACTTATCGTACGGATGGGCTTTACACAGACCATCGCAGGCCAGATGCAGTTACATTTGTCCGTAACTTAGAGGATGATTTAGCGCGGCGTGATTTTACGATGAATGCGATGGCGATGACGCGAGATGGAGTAATTATTGATTTGTATAATGGGCAAGAGGATATTCAGCGTAAAGTGATTCGTGCAGTTGGGCAAGCTGAGCAGCGTTTTAAGGAAGATGCTCTACGTATGATGCGGGCGATTCGTTTTAGCGCACAGCTCGGCTTTACAATTGAATCTACTACATTGTCAGCAATTCAATCATTGGCTGAGCAAATTCAATATGTAGCGAGGGAACGTATTCATGCTGAATTAAATAAAATATGGACAAGCCGTTCCCCTGTACAAGGAGTTGCGATGCTCCGACAAACTACATTAAATCAATTTTTGCAAGGCACATTTGTAGTAGCTGATTGGAAGAGCTTTCAAACAGAAAATCCACTCGTCGGCTGGGCCTATTTTTACGTATTAAATGAACAGGAGGCATTTTTCTCCTACTATAAATGCTCGAATAAGGAAAAAGAATTTGCCAAGCAAGTAGCAGAGGCCTATGGAAAATTGCAGGCTAGCTGGCAAGTGCTTGATTATTTTTATTATGATATCGAAGTGCTAAACACGGCTTTCGATATTGCGCTCTGGCGTGAACATGAAATAGCTTTATCCAAGCATGAAATTGCGCTGAAAAAAGCACAACTGCCAATTGCGACAGCGCAGCAGCTCGCAATTAGTGGACGTGATGTAATTGAATGGGCGCAAAAAAAGGGCGGTCCATGGCTAAAAACAGCGTTAGATGCAGCACTATACGCTGTATTAACAAGGCAAGTAGAAAATAACAAAGAGCAATTAAAGGAATGGTTTTATGACATCTATAAAGGATAA
- a CDS encoding NUDIX hydrolase: protein MGYIKELRKIVGSRPLIMVGACIIIMNEQNEILLQHRKDNDCWGLIGGSMELGESLEQVAYREMLEETGLNAKQLTLFKIYSGEDFYYQYPHGDEVYLVVAAYECKSYTGMLRHDKKEAFEVRFFPLNQLPSKFNPADQPIWMEYLKRGLS, encoded by the coding sequence TTGGGATATATTAAAGAATTACGAAAAATAGTAGGCAGTCGCCCACTGATTATGGTCGGTGCTTGTATTATTATTATGAATGAACAGAATGAAATTCTTTTACAACATCGTAAAGATAATGATTGCTGGGGATTGATTGGAGGTTCTATGGAACTTGGAGAATCTTTAGAGCAAGTCGCTTATAGAGAGATGTTAGAAGAAACAGGTTTGAATGCGAAACAACTTACTTTGTTTAAAATATATTCAGGTGAAGACTTCTATTATCAGTATCCGCATGGAGATGAAGTTTACTTAGTTGTAGCAGCTTATGAGTGCAAGAGCTATACAGGAATGTTACGACATGATAAGAAAGAAGCGTTTGAAGTGCGATTTTTCCCATTAAATCAATTGCCATCGAAGTTTAATCCAGCAGACCAACCAATATGGATGGAATATTTAAAAAGAGGGCTATCCTAG
- the panD gene encoding aspartate 1-decarboxylase, with translation MFRMMMNSKIHRAQVTQADLNYVGSITIDEDILDAVGMLPNEKVHIVNNNNGARFETYIIAGERGSGVICVNGAAARLVQKGDIVIIISYVYVDANEARDHKPTVAIMGENNTIKQMISYEPEATVM, from the coding sequence ATGTTTCGCATGATGATGAATAGTAAAATACATCGCGCACAAGTAACACAGGCAGATTTAAATTATGTTGGCTCTATTACGATTGATGAGGATATTTTAGATGCGGTAGGAATGCTACCGAACGAAAAAGTGCATATCGTCAACAACAATAATGGTGCACGCTTTGAAACGTATATTATCGCAGGTGAGCGAGGAAGCGGCGTTATTTGTGTGAATGGTGCAGCAGCACGACTTGTGCAAAAAGGCGATATCGTAATTATCATTTCATACGTCTATGTAGACGCCAACGAGGCTCGTGACCATAAGCCGACTGTGGCAATTATGGGAGAAAACAATACAATTAAACAAATGATTAGCTACGAGCCAGAAGCAACGGTGATGTAG
- the abc-f gene encoding ribosomal protection-like ABC-F family protein → MQIKAEKIHKTIGSNEIFVGLQLEVNAGEHIAIVGPNGCGKTTLLHILAGEDTADVGHIIKSKDATIGYLYQISNYPNDTVRGVLAQAFGPIFELKEKMEKLEQQMHNEEVTPKLLQQYGQVQEQFIQQGGYEIDSQLAAIANGLGIATLLTQPFEALSGGEKTKVMLGQLLLQSPSILLLDEPTNHLDMDAIEWLENYVQNFEGIVIAVSHDRQFMNQFAHKIIEIEDGQAFTYHGNYDAFVKQKQEKIEQQFAQYEEQQKKIKKMQETIKRLKQWANEANPPSDSLHRRAKSMEKALARIERVKKPTSTKKMNLALTMSERSGKEVLSLENITHSYGRTLFLNSHLAVYFQDRLAIVGQNGCGKSTLLKMVTGQVVPQQGLCKLGSNVKIGYLSQQFDYSNIEIRVVDAFRDIVAVSEAEARHNLAQFLFYGYDVFKKIKDLSGGEKMRLRLAQLMHQQINLLLLDEPTNHLDIESREVLEDTLEAFEGTIIAVSHDRYFLQKLFTKIAWIEQQQLTVYEGDYEWAKAKRETTCQVIEKVHVEKVQRKKQFSILEQIEKLEMKLKEPTLPTTQRTKLEQQLEASYEKWLLEE, encoded by the coding sequence ATGCAAATAAAAGCAGAGAAAATCCACAAAACAATTGGTAGCAATGAAATTTTCGTAGGTTTACAGTTAGAAGTTAATGCGGGAGAACATATTGCCATTGTAGGACCAAATGGCTGTGGTAAAACAACCTTGCTACATATATTAGCAGGCGAAGATACAGCGGATGTAGGTCATATTATTAAAAGTAAAGACGCAACAATTGGCTATTTATATCAAATATCAAATTACCCGAACGATACAGTGAGAGGCGTATTAGCGCAAGCCTTTGGGCCAATTTTCGAACTGAAAGAAAAGATGGAGAAGCTAGAGCAGCAAATGCATAATGAGGAAGTTACGCCAAAGCTTTTACAACAATATGGGCAAGTGCAGGAGCAATTTATCCAGCAGGGTGGCTATGAAATAGATTCACAACTAGCAGCAATTGCGAACGGATTAGGAATTGCTACTCTTTTAACACAGCCATTTGAGGCGTTGAGTGGCGGTGAAAAGACGAAGGTGATGCTAGGTCAATTACTATTGCAAAGCCCATCTATTCTGTTATTAGATGAGCCGACCAATCATTTAGATATGGATGCCATTGAATGGCTTGAAAACTATGTGCAAAACTTTGAAGGCATTGTTATCGCTGTCTCACATGACCGCCAATTTATGAATCAATTTGCACATAAAATTATCGAGATTGAGGATGGGCAAGCATTTACTTATCATGGCAATTACGATGCCTTTGTTAAGCAAAAGCAGGAGAAAATTGAACAACAATTTGCCCAATATGAGGAACAGCAGAAAAAAATCAAAAAAATGCAGGAAACGATTAAGCGTTTAAAGCAATGGGCAAATGAGGCTAACCCACCGAGTGATAGCTTACATCGTCGAGCGAAAAGCATGGAAAAGGCATTGGCACGTATAGAGCGTGTAAAAAAACCGACAAGCACGAAAAAAATGAACCTAGCATTAACGATGTCCGAGCGTAGTGGCAAAGAGGTGCTGTCCCTTGAAAATATTACACATAGCTATGGACGTACATTATTTTTAAATAGTCATTTAGCGGTTTATTTTCAAGATAGGCTAGCGATTGTTGGTCAAAATGGCTGTGGCAAATCAACTTTATTAAAAATGGTAACAGGTCAGGTCGTTCCACAGCAAGGACTTTGTAAGCTCGGTAGCAATGTTAAAATAGGCTATCTGTCACAACAATTCGATTACAGTAATATAGAAATACGGGTAGTTGATGCCTTTCGAGATATAGTAGCTGTATCTGAGGCAGAGGCAAGACATAATTTAGCGCAGTTTTTATTTTACGGCTATGATGTTTTCAAAAAAATAAAGGATTTAAGCGGTGGCGAGAAAATGCGCTTACGTCTCGCGCAGCTCATGCATCAGCAAATTAATTTATTATTGCTAGATGAGCCAACGAATCACCTTGATATTGAATCACGTGAGGTGCTAGAGGATACATTAGAAGCCTTTGAAGGTACGATTATCGCTGTCTCACATGACCGCTATTTTTTGCAAAAGCTATTTACGAAAATAGCCTGGATTGAGCAGCAACAGCTCACTGTCTATGAAGGAGACTATGAATGGGCAAAGGCAAAACGTGAAACCACTTGCCAAGTTATTGAAAAAGTCCATGTAGAGAAAGTTCAACGAAAAAAGCAATTCTCTATTTTAGAGCAAATTGAAAAATTAGAAATGAAATTAAAAGAGCCAACACTTCCTACCACTCAGCGCACAAAATTAGAGCAACAGCTAGAGGCATCGTATGAGAAGTGGTTATTAGAAGAATAG
- the bshA gene encoding N-acetyl-alpha-D-glucosaminyl L-malate synthase BshA: MKKLKIGITCYPTVGGSGVIATELGKMLAERGHEIHFITSSVPFRLNKIYSNIFFHEVEVNNYSVFQYSPYDIALASKMADVIQNEELDILHVHYAVPHAVCAVLAKAMSKKDVRIITTLHGTDITVLGQDSGLTQAIKYGIEQSDIVTAVSNALKEQTYELINTKKPIETVYNFVDENIFKPFNAEYLKEQFGIKPYEKVLIHVSNFRKIKNLPDVIESFMKVRMQMEAKLILVGDGPEKHRVMEQVKNTPYSGDVLFLGKQENIAELYAISDLKLLLSEKESFGLVLLEAMACGVPGIGTTIGGIPEVIEHGRNGYLVALHDTNAVADYAISLLQDETKLQQFRDAATRTAQEKFQSTKIIEQYESLYERLLGMMQ, from the coding sequence ATGAAAAAGCTGAAAATTGGTATTACATGCTACCCAACAGTTGGTGGTTCGGGTGTTATCGCAACAGAGCTTGGCAAAATGCTTGCGGAGCGTGGCCATGAAATTCATTTTATTACATCGAGCGTACCTTTTCGTTTAAATAAAATTTATTCAAATATTTTTTTTCACGAGGTTGAAGTAAACAATTATTCTGTTTTTCAATATTCACCGTACGATATCGCATTAGCAAGCAAAATGGCAGATGTAATACAGAATGAGGAGCTCGATATTTTGCATGTACATTATGCCGTGCCGCATGCTGTATGTGCCGTACTAGCAAAAGCAATGTCGAAAAAAGATGTGCGCATTATTACAACATTGCATGGGACAGATATTACTGTTTTAGGGCAAGATTCAGGTCTGACGCAGGCAATTAAATATGGCATAGAACAGTCGGACATTGTCACGGCTGTTTCCAACGCTTTAAAGGAGCAAACATATGAGCTAATCAACACGAAAAAGCCAATCGAAACAGTTTATAATTTTGTTGATGAGAATATTTTTAAGCCCTTCAATGCGGAATATTTGAAGGAACAATTTGGCATTAAGCCATATGAAAAGGTGTTAATTCATGTCTCAAACTTCAGAAAAATTAAAAATTTGCCAGATGTAATTGAATCGTTTATGAAAGTGCGGATGCAAATGGAGGCAAAGCTCATCCTAGTAGGAGATGGTCCTGAAAAGCATCGCGTAATGGAGCAAGTAAAAAACACGCCGTATAGTGGAGACGTGTTGTTTTTAGGGAAGCAGGAAAATATTGCGGAGCTATATGCGATTAGCGATTTGAAGCTGCTATTATCTGAAAAAGAGTCATTTGGCTTAGTTTTATTAGAAGCGATGGCTTGTGGGGTCCCTGGCATTGGAACAACAATTGGGGGTATCCCAGAAGTAATTGAGCATGGTCGGAATGGTTATCTTGTTGCACTACACGATACGAATGCGGTAGCAGACTATGCAATTTCGTTGCTACAGGATGAAACAAAGCTTCAACAATTTCGTGATGCCGCTACCCGAACAGCACAGGAAAAATTTCAATCGACAAAAATTATTGAGCAATATGAAAGCTTATATGAGCGCCTATTAGGAATGATGCAATGA